The sequence TCATCGACGCCCAATGGCAGCAATTTAATCTCGCCATAGTAAAGTTCCCCGCTTTCTGTGTGACCGTCTGGGTAGGTTATCTCGAATTCGAGAATTTTCTTTCCTTCCTTTCCCAGCCCGGTTGGCACAATGGATGTTCCAAGCCTTATAAGGCAATCCTTGTGGAATACCTGCAAAGCCGCTTCTTTGTGGACCTGAGCCAGCACTCCGAGATGTGGCATCATAAATATCGAGTCCACGGCGAGCTGCGTTATGCCCTCGGGCTGGAAAGCATCGAGCATCATCATAGCAGCCTGATTCCGACGGGGAGCGTGAGACAAGACGCCGCCTGAGCCTATTATAATGTCGAGTGTCATCATATTAACGAGCGTGTGCGCTATTTCGGCTGATTGGTCGAATGTTTCGGAGACTGTTCTCCTTTTCTGGACTCCTTTAAGCTCAGTAGCGAATGTTTTGTGGTGCCTGAAAGCAAGCCTTATAGCTTCTCGTGCTACTGCCTGCTCGAAAATAAGGGTTTCCATGTTTTGCGGTATCGTCGTCGGTCGAATCATCTTGTTCTTGACCTGATTTCTTAACGAGCGCTCATCCATGTCGAAAGGTATCCACCGCATTATGTTATCAAGTCCTGCCTCGGTGAATACATTTGAGATGGAATAACTCATCCCGAGGTTGGCTGATACGGTCCGGTTGAATCTCGGGATACCCTTTGAATCCCTGAAGACGGAGAAGATATCGGTGGTTGCGCCGCCAATGTCTACGCCAAGAATTTGTATTCCTTCTTCGTCGGCTACCAGTTTCATCATATCGCCGACGGCACCCGGGGTTGGTCTTATGGGTGCATCGGTCCACGACATAAGCTTTTTGTAGCCCGGTGCTTGTGCCATAACATGTTCCATAAAGAGGTTGTGTATGGATTCGCGGGCTGGCTCGAGGTTCTCCGTATCGAGGGTTGGTCTTATATTGTCCACTATGTGAAGGTCCACTTTGCCATCAAGAACATTTTTCACGGCATCACGCGCGTTTTTGTTGCCGGCAAATATGACTGGAAGTCTATAGCCTATTCCGAGCCTTGGTTTCGGATTAGCCGCAGCTATAAGCTCAGCCATTTGCACTACTTGCTGAATGTTGCCGCCATCAACGCCACCGGCAAGAAGTATCATGTCAGGTCTTAGCCTTCGAATCCTTTCTATTTGCTCATGCGGGAGTCGTTTATCGTTAGCGGCTATAACATCCATTACTATGGCACCTGCGCCAAGGGCTGCCCTTTCTGCTGATTCAGCGGTCATAGTGCGAATAAGTCCGACAACCATCATCTGAAGTCCACCGCCAGCGGATGAGGTGGAAACATAAATGTCTGCACCCACATTGCCCTGTGCAGGTCTTATTATTTGTCCGTGATCGTCAATTAACTTTCTTCCCGTTAATTCCTCTACCTCGTTAACAGAGTTTAGCACACCCATGGTAACATCTTCAAACGGTGCCTCGACAGTCGTGGGTGCCTCACCGCGCACTATCAAACGGTAAGTCCCGTTTCTCCGCTCAATAAGTATAGCTTTTGTCGTGGTGCTACCACAGTCTGTGGCTATTATAACATTTATGTCTTTAGGTTCTTTTCCCATCTTTTCCCCCGTATCTTGAATTTATGGGAATCAAAAATAAGATTAAAAGTTTTGGTGACAAGAAAAAATTTTTATGAATAATATAATATTGGCTGGTCAGATTTCCGCAATAGCAGAAATTTCCACCAACGCACCTTTCGGAAGCGATGATACCTCTACTGTAACTCTTGTTGGCTTGTGTTCCCCAAAGAATTTTTCGTAAGCTTTGTTGAAATCTGGGAATAGTTTCAGGTCCGTAAGAAAAACATCGCAGCGAACCACTTTCTCCTTTGATGAGCCGGCAGCCTCAAGTATCGCCTCAATGTTTTCGAGAACTCTTAAAGTTTGCTCTTCTATTCCGCCAGAAATCAATGAGTTAGTAGCAGGATTTAATGCTATTTGCCCGGAAACAAAAATAAACCCATTTGATATAACTCCTTGCGAATAAGGTCCTATAGCTTTCGGAGCTTTGTCTGTGTTAATTATTTTCATGTTCCCTCCGGTATGGTCATGTGTTCCTTGAATGTTGCTATAACATGGAGCATGGCAACGCTGAGAAGGTCTATGAAAAACAGCAATCTTGCTGACCAGGGGATTTCCGTGTGCCCTTTTTCGTTGAGCCAATTAACGAACGCAACAAGAATCCATATCTGCGTTACTGCGACGCTAACGAAAGTAACCAGAATGCTTGCCGAAAGTATTGTAACTTCGCCCATGGATTCCGAAAGTTTCTGAAAGGTTCCCAGTGCAAGCATCATGCCCATTACCACAAGAAGCTTTCCCGCCGCCAGCTCAACTACTCCAAGGTATTTGCGCACTCTCGCCATAAATTTAAAGAATGGGTTTATAGCGAAGGGCAGCACCAGAAACGGTATTGCGAGGCCTGCTGAATATATCGCAAGAAGCTTTATCCCCTGACCAACGGTTTCTTGCTGCGCAGCCAGCGTTAATATAGCCGCGAGTATGGGACCCACACACGGTGACCACCCGAAAGCGAAAACTATACCGACGATGAATGCGCCAAGGTATGTCAGCGGATTGCGGGAAACCTCAAGCTTCTTTTCATACTGAAGAAATGGGATGTTTATTATTTTCGCGGTAACAAGACCAAAAAAGATTACTATGATGCCGCCTATTTGCATGAACAATGAGCTTTTCGAAACGAAAAAGTTACCAAGGGTGGAAGCTGTTGCGCCCAGCCCGATGAAAACGAAGGAAAAGCCCAAAACGAAAAACAGCGCTGATAGAAAGAGAGAAAGTTTGTTGAACTTGCCCGACTGCACCTCAAGGATTGATACTCCTGATATGAAAGC is a genomic window of bacterium containing:
- a CDS encoding glutamate mutase L — translated: MGKEPKDINVIIATDCGSTTTKAILIERRNGTYRLIVRGEAPTTVEAPFEDVTMGVLNSVNEVEELTGRKLIDDHGQIIRPAQGNVGADIYVSTSSAGGGLQMMVVGLIRTMTAESAERAALGAGAIVMDVIAANDKRLPHEQIERIRRLRPDMILLAGGVDGGNIQQVVQMAELIAAANPKPRLGIGYRLPVIFAGNKNARDAVKNVLDGKVDLHIVDNIRPTLDTENLEPARESIHNLFMEHVMAQAPGYKKLMSWTDAPIRPTPGAVGDMMKLVADEEGIQILGVDIGGATTDIFSVFRDSKGIPRFNRTVSANLGMSYSISNVFTEAGLDNIMRWIPFDMDERSLRNQVKNKMIRPTTIPQNMETLIFEQAVAREAIRLAFRHHKTFATELKGVQKRRTVSETFDQSAEIAHTLVNMMTLDIIIGSGGVLSHAPRRNQAAMMMLDAFQPEGITQLAVDSIFMMPHLGVLAQVHKEAALQVFHKDCLIRLGTSIVPTGLGKEGKKILEFEITYPDGHTESGELYYGEIKLLPLGVDEVAKARLKPSRGFDLGEGSGKEVQAELHGGVVGIILDGRGRPLVIPQDKSKRIEYLRKWLLAMNVYPEWVFEKFK
- a CDS encoding RidA family protein — encoded protein: MKIINTDKAPKAIGPYSQGVISNGFIFVSGQIALNPATNSLISGGIEEQTLRVLENIEAILEAAGSSKEKVVRCDVFLTDLKLFPDFNKAYEKFFGEHKPTRVTVEVSSLPKGALVEISAIAEI
- a CDS encoding cytochrome c biogenesis protein CcdA — its product is MFAQNVTSFGAFLAGLLSFLSPCILPLVPSYIAFISGVSILEVQSGKFNKLSLFLSALFFVLGFSFVFIGLGATASTLGNFFVSKSSLFMQIGGIIVIFFGLVTAKIINIPFLQYEKKLEVSRNPLTYLGAFIVGIVFAFGWSPCVGPILAAILTLAAQQETVGQGIKLLAIYSAGLAIPFLVLPFAINPFFKFMARVRKYLGVVELAAGKLLVVMGMMLALGTFQKLSESMGEVTILSASILVTFVSVAVTQIWILVAFVNWLNEKGHTEIPWSARLLFFIDLLSVAMLHVIATFKEHMTIPEGT